One window of the Sulfitobacter alexandrii genome contains the following:
- a CDS encoding hydantoinase B/oxoprolinase family protein codes for MTGTIDPITLSVIQAGLQQVCDEMDLSFSRAAFSPVIAEANDRSDGIYAAEDGALIAQGAGGLPVFVGTMQYSTRTLIEMIAAGTAPAPQPDDIYIVNDPYLGGTHLMDVRFARPFYRKGEIFCWLSNTGHWPDTGGAVPGGFSASATSVEQEGLRLPPVRLFKQGKLDPEIYAIICSNIRVADQRIGDVKAQAAALMVGEDRLNALLDRYGDDVVREAIAELRTRAEAQMRSLIDEVADGTYSSTAWIDSDGVVNAPLAIRLKITKTPGHMTFDFAGSSPPCAGPMNSVLATTLSSVYLAMRHIFPQVPISAGAFAPLEVIRPVGTFLDAQYPRPVSGCAAEVSQRIAEAVFGALVEALPHRVTAAPAGTSGNFALGGHDPLTGRDFVMYQLSGGGYGGNADHDGIANGCSTIGISKAPPVEIMEQNFPVLYHRYALREGSGGAGRHRGGLGLDYELELRRGTARASFVMDHGRFGPPGALGGEDGAVNEVEVWRGGVKYTPEHLSKEQDIPLQAGDRVRVRTPGGGGFGPPSERDAALAREDLRLGRTSRSAQTE; via the coding sequence ATGACCGGCACCATCGACCCGATCACCCTGTCGGTCATACAGGCGGGCCTGCAACAGGTCTGTGACGAGATGGACCTGAGTTTTTCCCGCGCCGCCTTTTCCCCGGTGATCGCCGAGGCGAACGACCGGTCCGACGGGATCTATGCCGCCGAAGATGGCGCGCTGATCGCGCAGGGCGCCGGCGGGCTGCCGGTTTTCGTGGGCACGATGCAGTATTCCACCCGGACCCTGATCGAGATGATCGCGGCGGGCACGGCGCCTGCCCCGCAGCCCGACGACATCTACATCGTCAACGACCCCTACCTGGGCGGAACGCACCTGATGGATGTCCGTTTTGCCCGGCCCTTCTACCGCAAAGGCGAAATCTTCTGCTGGCTCAGCAATACCGGCCACTGGCCGGATACCGGCGGTGCGGTGCCCGGCGGGTTTTCCGCCTCCGCTACATCGGTCGAGCAGGAAGGGCTGCGCCTGCCGCCCGTGCGGCTGTTCAAGCAGGGCAAGCTGGACCCGGAGATTTATGCGATCATCTGTTCGAACATCCGGGTGGCCGACCAGCGGATCGGCGACGTCAAGGCGCAGGCCGCCGCCCTGATGGTGGGCGAAGACCGGCTGAACGCGCTTCTGGACCGGTACGGCGACGACGTGGTCCGCGAGGCGATCGCCGAACTGCGCACCCGGGCAGAGGCGCAGATGCGCAGCCTGATCGACGAGGTCGCGGACGGGACCTATTCGTCGACCGCATGGATCGACAGCGACGGGGTCGTGAACGCGCCGCTTGCGATCCGGCTGAAGATCACCAAGACACCGGGGCACATGACCTTTGACTTCGCAGGCAGCAGCCCGCCCTGCGCGGGGCCGATGAATTCGGTCCTCGCGACGACGCTGTCCTCGGTCTACCTCGCGATGCGGCATATCTTTCCGCAGGTGCCGATCAGCGCCGGCGCCTTCGCGCCGCTGGAGGTCATCCGCCCCGTCGGCACGTTCCTCGATGCGCAGTACCCCCGCCCGGTGTCGGGCTGCGCGGCGGAAGTCAGCCAGCGCATCGCCGAAGCGGTGTTCGGTGCGCTGGTGGAGGCGCTGCCGCACCGCGTCACCGCCGCCCCGGCAGGCACCAGCGGCAACTTCGCGCTGGGGGGTCACGACCCGCTGACCGGGCGCGACTTCGTCATGTATCAACTCTCGGGCGGCGGCTACGGCGGCAACGCGGATCACGACGGAATCGCCAACGGCTGTTCGACCATCGGCATTTCCAAGGCCCCGCCGGTCGAGATCATGGAACAGAACTTTCCGGTGCTCTACCATCGCTACGCGCTGCGGGAGGGGTCGGGCGGCGCCGGGCGTCACCGCGGCGGGCTCGGGCTGGATTACGAGCTGGAATTGCGCCGCGGCACGGCGCGCGCCAGTTTCGTCATGGATCACGGCCGGTTCGGCCCGCCGGGGGCCCTTGGCGGCGAAGACGGCGCGGTGAACGAGGTCGAAGTCTGGCGCGGCGGGGTGAAGTACACGCCCGAACACCTGTCGAAGGAACAGGACATCCCCCTGCAGGCCGGCGACCGCGTGCGCGTCAGGACCCCCGGCGGCGGCGGTTTCGGTCCACCGTCGGAGCGTGACGCCGCCCTCGCCCGCGAAGACCTCCGGCTGGGCCGGACCTCACGGTCGGCTCAGACGGAATAG
- a CDS encoding peptidase has translation MTYCIGMRIDRGLVFMSDTRTSAGVDNFATSKKMFTWCTPGERVVTIMTAGNLATTQAMISLLEERSKSQEERDPSILRQSTMFQVARLVGSTLKEVIADSSPNGQTSDDQFSASVIVGGQIGEGRPTVYLVYPQGNFIEITDDTPFFQIGETKYGKPILVRTYDKEMSFEEAIKLLLVSFDSTVKSNLSVGLPFDLMVYETDSFDTSRQKRIEQDDPVYQSISTGWGDALRDAFQLLPSYSV, from the coding sequence ATGACATACTGCATCGGGATGAGGATCGACAGGGGGCTGGTCTTCATGTCGGACACCCGCACCAGCGCGGGCGTGGACAATTTCGCGACCAGCAAGAAGATGTTCACCTGGTGCACGCCCGGCGAACGGGTCGTCACCATCATGACGGCGGGGAACCTCGCGACGACGCAGGCGATGATCAGCCTGCTGGAGGAGCGGTCCAAGTCGCAGGAGGAACGTGATCCCAGCATCCTGCGTCAGAGCACGATGTTCCAGGTCGCGCGCCTCGTGGGATCCACCCTCAAGGAGGTGATCGCCGACAGTTCGCCCAACGGCCAGACCTCGGACGACCAGTTCTCGGCGTCTGTCATCGTCGGGGGCCAGATCGGCGAGGGGCGTCCGACCGTCTATCTGGTCTATCCGCAGGGCAACTTCATCGAAATCACCGACGACACGCCGTTTTTCCAGATCGGCGAGACCAAGTACGGCAAGCCCATCCTCGTGCGGACCTACGACAAGGAAATGAGCTTCGAGGAAGCGATCAAGCTGCTGCTCGTGTCGTTCGACTCCACGGTGAAGTCGAACCTGTCCGTGGGCCTGCCGTTCGACCTGATGGTCTACGAGACCGACTCCTTCGACACCTCCCGACAAAAGCGGATCGAACAGGATGACCCGGTCTACCAGTCCATTTCCACGGGCTGGGGCGATGCGCTGCGCGACGCCTTCCAGCTGCTTCCCAGCTATTCCGTCTGA
- a CDS encoding transglutaminase family protein yields MQLHVSHTTQYRYSAPVGYALQKARLRPLTSSMQNVVDWTIVVSGGKIENQYTDHYGNHVDLVSLDPGGSDLSIRATGTVETLSADGIVGQVYTRAPLWHFREATAPTAPGPAIRDIAAKFLGQEDQLAALHGLSAAILERVPYVLGATHSHTSAEQALTGGGGGVCQDHAQIFISAARVAGIPARYVSGYLMMNDRVDQVATHAWAEAHVDGLGWVGFDISNGYSPDERYVRIAIGRDARDASPIEGLRMGSAEEELIVSLQVQQ; encoded by the coding sequence ATGCAGCTTCACGTCAGCCACACCACCCAGTATCGCTACAGTGCGCCGGTCGGCTACGCGCTGCAGAAGGCACGCCTGCGCCCGCTCACCTCGTCCATGCAGAACGTGGTCGACTGGACCATCGTGGTCAGCGGCGGCAAGATCGAGAACCAGTACACCGATCATTACGGGAACCACGTGGATCTTGTCAGCCTCGATCCGGGCGGCAGCGATTTGTCGATCAGGGCCACCGGGACGGTCGAGACGCTGAGCGCCGACGGCATCGTGGGTCAGGTCTATACCCGCGCGCCACTCTGGCATTTTCGCGAGGCCACCGCGCCGACGGCGCCCGGGCCCGCGATCCGCGATATCGCCGCGAAGTTCCTGGGGCAGGAGGACCAGCTTGCGGCGCTGCACGGGCTGTCCGCCGCCATTCTGGAACGCGTTCCCTACGTGCTGGGGGCGACGCACAGCCACACCTCGGCAGAGCAGGCGCTGACCGGCGGCGGGGGCGGCGTTTGCCAGGACCACGCGCAGATCTTCATCTCGGCGGCGCGGGTGGCGGGCATCCCCGCGCGCTACGTCAGCGGTTACCTGATGATGAACGACCGCGTGGACCAGGTCGCGACCCATGCCTGGGCCGAAGCGCACGTGGACGGGCTGGGGTGGGTCGGCTTCGACATCTCTAACGGGTATTCGCCGGACGAACGCTATGTCCGCATCGCCATCGGGCGGGACGCGCGCGATGCTTCGCCGATCGAAGGCCTGCGGATGGGCAGCGCCGAGGAAGAACTGATTGTATCTTTGCAGGTGCAGCAGTAA
- a CDS encoding alpha-E domain-containing protein, producing MLGKTAGGLYWMFRYLERAENIARLIEAGFRIALTRSSDAEAEWKSVIVTSAVQGTYEAVHDGYDSSRVINFLLREPQNPSSVLSVIKAARDNARLTRTALTTEVWYAVNDTWMMFSDLLKEPVPETEVPGVLAVIRQQAALVRGALHGTMLRNDIYDFCSLGIAVERMDNTARIIDVKYYSLLPSPSFVGSRMDNVQWETVLRSVSAHRSFRWAVEDDFTAPAIANFLILDPRMPRSLHFCASQIAANLSLLSEEYRSTKPSNDMAEQMLARLKGRDIGAIFEEGLHQFVNGLIVDTGRLAQQIEQDYRFTG from the coding sequence ATGCTGGGAAAGACCGCAGGCGGATTGTACTGGATGTTTCGCTACCTTGAACGGGCGGAAAACATCGCACGGCTGATCGAGGCGGGCTTCCGGATCGCGCTGACCCGCTCCAGCGATGCGGAGGCGGAATGGAAGTCGGTCATCGTCACCTCCGCGGTGCAGGGCACGTACGAAGCCGTGCACGACGGCTACGACAGTTCCCGGGTCATCAACTTCCTGCTGCGCGAACCGCAGAATCCCAGTTCCGTGCTGTCCGTCATCAAGGCCGCGCGCGACAATGCCCGGCTGACCCGTACCGCGCTGACGACAGAGGTCTGGTACGCGGTCAATGACACCTGGATGATGTTCTCCGACCTGTTGAAGGAACCGGTGCCGGAAACCGAAGTGCCCGGCGTGCTGGCGGTGATACGACAACAGGCCGCGCTTGTACGGGGCGCTTTGCACGGCACCATGCTGCGCAACGACATCTACGATTTCTGCAGCCTCGGCATCGCCGTCGAACGGATGGACAACACCGCCCGGATCATCGACGTGAAATACTATTCGCTGCTGCCGTCGCCGTCCTTCGTCGGCAGCAGGATGGACAACGTCCAGTGGGAGACCGTGCTGCGGTCGGTGTCGGCGCACCGGTCTTTCCGCTGGGCCGTGGAGGACGATTTCACCGCGCCCGCCATCGCGAATTTCCTGATCCTCGATCCGCGAATGCCCCGGTCGCTGCACTTCTGTGCCAGCCAGATCGCCGCCAACCTGTCGCTGTTGTCCGAAGAGTATCGCAGCACCAAGCCCTCCAACGACATGGCGGAGCAGATGCTGGCGCGGCTCAAGGGGAGGGACATCGGCGCGATCTTCGAAGAGGGGCTTCACCAGTTCGTCAACGGGCTGATCGTGGATACCGGACGGCTCGCCCAGCAGATCGAGCAGGATTACAGGTTCACCGGATAG
- a CDS encoding circularly permuted type 2 ATP-grasp protein, whose translation MTKQVSAFDEMQSGAGARAPYDYYHAWFAAQDNQRLAQKAAEAEAFFRRTGITFNVYGQADAEERLIPFDLIPRILSSREWTRLARGIEQRVAALNAFLHDIYNRQEILRAGIIPTELIARNDAFLPQMMDFTPPGGVYTHIVGTDVVRTGEDDFFVLEDNARTPSGVSYMLENRETMLQMFPELFSTIRVQPVSDYPKNLRRALEASAPASCVGRPRVAVLTPGIFNSAYYEHSFLADQMGVELVEGHDLRVVDGHIAMRTTQGYKVIDVLYRRVDDDFLDPLTFNPSSMLGVPGIMDVYRAGNITIANAPGTGVADDKAIYSYMPDIVEFYTGERAILKNVETHRCSEPDSLKFVLDNLADLVVKEVHGSGGYGMLVGPAATKAEIADFAEKLRARPNNYIAQPTLALSTVPIFTESGLAPRHVDLRPFALVSPKGIDITPGGLTRVALQPGSLVVNSSQGGGTKDTWVLDD comes from the coding sequence ATGACGAAACAGGTTTCTGCCTTTGACGAAATGCAATCAGGCGCGGGTGCCCGGGCCCCGTACGACTACTATCACGCCTGGTTCGCGGCACAGGACAACCAGCGGCTGGCACAGAAGGCCGCGGAGGCCGAAGCCTTCTTCCGGCGCACCGGCATCACGTTCAACGTTTATGGGCAGGCCGATGCCGAAGAACGGCTGATCCCCTTCGACCTGATCCCCCGTATCCTCTCCAGCCGGGAGTGGACACGGCTCGCACGCGGCATCGAACAGCGTGTTGCCGCGCTCAATGCCTTCCTGCACGACATCTACAACCGGCAGGAAATCCTGCGCGCCGGCATCATCCCCACCGAACTCATCGCTAGGAACGACGCCTTCCTGCCGCAGATGATGGACTTCACGCCGCCGGGCGGGGTCTACACGCACATCGTGGGCACGGACGTCGTCCGCACCGGGGAGGACGACTTCTTCGTGCTGGAGGACAACGCGCGGACCCCCTCGGGTGTCAGCTACATGCTCGAGAATCGCGAAACCATGCTGCAGATGTTTCCCGAACTCTTCAGCACGATCCGGGTGCAGCCGGTCAGCGATTACCCCAAGAACCTGCGCCGCGCGCTGGAGGCATCGGCGCCCGCGTCCTGCGTCGGGCGTCCGAGGGTGGCGGTGCTGACACCGGGCATCTTCAATTCCGCCTACTACGAACACAGCTTCCTCGCCGACCAGATGGGTGTCGAACTGGTGGAGGGACACGACCTGCGCGTGGTCGATGGGCATATCGCCATGCGCACGACCCAGGGCTACAAGGTGATCGACGTTCTGTATCGCCGTGTGGACGATGACTTTCTCGACCCGCTCACCTTCAATCCCAGTTCCATGCTGGGGGTGCCCGGGATCATGGACGTCTACCGCGCGGGAAACATCACCATCGCCAATGCGCCCGGCACAGGCGTCGCCGACGACAAGGCGATCTACAGCTACATGCCCGATATCGTCGAATTCTATACCGGAGAGCGGGCGATCCTGAAGAACGTCGAAACCCACCGCTGCTCCGAACCCGACAGCCTGAAATTCGTGCTCGACAACCTCGCCGACCTGGTGGTCAAGGAAGTACACGGGTCGGGCGGCTACGGGATGCTGGTGGGGCCCGCCGCCACCAAGGCCGAAATCGCGGATTTCGCCGAGAAACTCCGTGCCCGGCCCAACAATTACATCGCGCAGCCGACACTTGCGCTTTCGACGGTGCCGATCTTCACCGAAAGCGGTCTGGCCCCGCGCCATGTGGATCTGCGCCCCTTTGCGCTGGTCTCGCCCAAGGGGATCGACATCACGCCGGGCGGGCTGACCCGTGTCGCGCTGCAACCGGGGTCTCTGGTCGTGAACTCCAGCCAGGGCGGCGGGACCAAGGACACCTGGGTTCTGGACGACTGA
- a CDS encoding flavodoxin family protein gives MPSLLVVYHSKTGGSRQMAEAAADAAREEIETTLLLAADAGPDDLLSADGYIFCAPENLAAIAGVMKDFFDRSYYPVLGRIEGRPYAQMVCAGSDGANAVRQTARIAQGWRLKQVQEALIVCTHAQGPEEILADKTIPEDDLAKCREIGAAMGAGLSMGMF, from the coding sequence ATGCCGAGCCTGCTTGTCGTCTATCATTCCAAGACCGGCGGCAGCCGCCAGATGGCGGAAGCGGCGGCCGATGCGGCCCGCGAGGAGATCGAGACAACGCTGCTGCTAGCTGCCGATGCGGGTCCGGACGACCTTCTGTCGGCCGATGGCTACATCTTCTGCGCGCCCGAGAACCTCGCCGCCATCGCGGGCGTGATGAAGGATTTCTTCGACCGCAGCTACTACCCGGTGCTGGGCCGGATCGAAGGAAGGCCCTATGCGCAAATGGTCTGCGCCGGATCGGACGGCGCGAACGCGGTGCGCCAGACCGCGCGGATCGCACAGGGCTGGCGGCTGAAGCAGGTGCAGGAAGCATTGATCGTCTGTACGCACGCCCAGGGTCCGGAGGAGATCCTTGCCGACAAGACCATACCGGAGGACGACCTTGCGAAGTGCCGGGAAATCGGCGCGGCGATGGGTGCCGGACTGAGCATGGGCATGTTCTAG
- a CDS encoding MarR family winged helix-turn-helix transcriptional regulator, producing the protein MKDQQADSDGPNGREIKLGVLNDFVGMYLRAAYEAAFTDFADRLGEDRLRPGYFTILTLIVNNPGISQTEIGRTARRDKSSVAKALRWMEDNGLVTRLRPNHDRRTHLSEATEEGYALQRRMEARGREHLAALNATIGSDRREAFIETLREIVERLPEAGSSD; encoded by the coding sequence GTGAAGGATCAGCAGGCGGACAGCGACGGCCCGAACGGGCGCGAGATCAAGCTCGGCGTGCTGAACGACTTCGTCGGCATGTACCTGCGTGCGGCCTACGAAGCCGCCTTCACGGATTTTGCCGACCGGCTGGGAGAAGACCGCCTGCGGCCCGGCTACTTCACGATCCTTACCCTGATCGTGAACAACCCCGGCATCAGCCAGACGGAGATCGGCCGCACCGCGCGGCGCGACAAGTCCAGCGTGGCAAAGGCCCTGCGCTGGATGGAGGACAACGGCCTCGTGACCCGCCTGCGGCCAAATCACGACAGGCGCACGCACCTGAGCGAAGCGACCGAAGAAGGTTACGCGCTGCAACGCCGGATGGAGGCGCGTGGCCGCGAACATCTCGCGGCGCTCAATGCCACCATCGGGTCCGACCGCCGGGAGGCCTTCATCGAGACGCTGAGGGAGATCGTCGAGCGGTTGCCCGAGGCCGGATCCTCCGATTGA
- a CDS encoding mandelate racemase/muconate lactonizing enzyme family protein, translating to MNTEIAKVTAYPINIPVDFTIAGARAQTGLSCVVVEIETVDGVVGHGFTAITEEEVVAEAVNAIAAPALKGLNALDRERIAEELYWLMTPRGQTGYASHAVSCIDLALWDILGKVANLPCWALLGGARREVPLYVTFGFGAFDRDQLGDVARHLKAEGTTRFKMVVGHHGLHKRIKGQDLRAILREDIERVRTVRDAIGEEGELYIDANCSLDPSSARWLAERIADCKIAFFEEPVRDNDPAQMAELRRTTGLRIAAGQNEGQLFRFQSLLDAGAVDVLQPNAVICGGLTAAAKVAALAETRNVTLANGGAFPYHNMHLHAGMAHGGLVEWHLVAVEMCKAIFTNLPEADGETLRVPDRPGLGFDLDLAAVKELAKRPLSGGTGKA from the coding sequence ATGAACACAGAAATCGCCAAGGTCACGGCCTATCCGATCAACATTCCGGTGGACTTCACCATCGCCGGCGCGCGCGCGCAGACCGGTCTTTCCTGTGTCGTGGTCGAGATCGAGACGGTCGATGGCGTGGTCGGCCATGGCTTTACCGCGATCACCGAAGAAGAGGTCGTCGCCGAGGCGGTCAACGCGATCGCGGCGCCCGCGCTCAAGGGTCTGAACGCCCTCGACCGCGAGCGAATCGCCGAGGAACTCTACTGGCTGATGACGCCGCGCGGGCAGACCGGCTACGCCAGCCACGCGGTCTCGTGCATCGACCTCGCGCTTTGGGATATTCTCGGCAAGGTGGCCAATCTGCCCTGCTGGGCGCTGCTGGGCGGGGCCCGGCGCGAGGTGCCGCTCTATGTCACCTTCGGCTTCGGCGCCTTCGACCGCGACCAGTTGGGTGACGTGGCGCGGCACCTGAAGGCGGAGGGGACCACCCGTTTCAAGATGGTTGTCGGCCACCACGGGCTGCACAAGCGGATCAAGGGACAGGATCTGCGCGCGATCCTGCGGGAAGATATCGAACGCGTCCGCACTGTCCGCGACGCCATCGGCGAGGAGGGGGAGCTGTACATCGACGCCAATTGCAGCCTCGATCCGTCGTCCGCCCGCTGGCTTGCGGAACGGATCGCGGACTGCAAGATCGCCTTCTTCGAGGAGCCGGTGCGCGACAACGATCCCGCGCAGATGGCCGAACTGCGCCGCACCACCGGCCTGCGCATCGCCGCTGGCCAGAACGAAGGTCAGCTCTTCCGATTCCAGTCGCTGCTGGACGCGGGCGCGGTGGACGTGTTGCAGCCCAACGCGGTCATCTGCGGCGGTCTGACGGCGGCGGCAAAGGTGGCTGCCCTGGCCGAGACGCGCAACGTCACGCTCGCCAACGGCGGCGCTTTTCCTTATCATAACATGCACCTGCACGCGGGCATGGCGCACGGTGGGCTGGTGGAGTGGCACCTGGTGGCCGTCGAGATGTGCAAGGCCATCTTCACCAACCTGCCCGAAGCCGACGGCGAGACGCTCAGGGTACCCGACCGTCCCGGTCTCGGATTCGACCTCGACCTCGCGGCGGTCAAGGAACTGGCAAAGCGACCCTTGTCCGGGGGCACCGGCAAGGCATGA
- a CDS encoding Bug family tripartite tricarboxylate transporter substrate binding protein: MLRTLIAAVAAVSLQTGGALAQDDYPNKPVTMVVGFSAGGGMDTLGRLVAERLGEELGQQVVVENRPGAGGTIAPGYVATANADGYTLYLGETAAMIAPAVIGDVAYDPLGSFVPVAQLAVAPLALVANNDVPASNMQEFVDLLKSKPDEYFYASSGVGTLQHLAGEKLKNDAGIEMEVVHFQGGAPSVKAVISGEVAFGITSLNAASAQAEGGNLKVLGVTTLDPVPGFEDIDTISSVADGFDAAPRQFIMAPAETPQAVLDKLGTAIEASMQDEQLRADLSSRGLVPTYLTAQELGDQLPQVIETWSEVAGTALAN, encoded by the coding sequence ATGTTAAGAACGTTGATCGCGGCGGTTGCCGCCGTATCGCTGCAGACGGGCGGCGCCCTGGCGCAGGACGATTATCCAAACAAGCCCGTGACGATGGTGGTCGGCTTCAGCGCCGGCGGCGGCATGGACACGCTGGGCCGGCTGGTCGCCGAACGCCTGGGCGAGGAACTGGGCCAGCAGGTCGTGGTGGAGAACCGCCCCGGCGCCGGCGGGACCATCGCGCCGGGATACGTCGCGACCGCCAATGCCGACGGCTACACCCTGTACCTTGGCGAAACCGCCGCGATGATCGCGCCCGCCGTCATCGGTGACGTGGCGTATGACCCGCTGGGCAGCTTTGTTCCGGTCGCGCAACTGGCCGTCGCCCCGCTGGCGCTGGTGGCGAACAACGATGTGCCTGCCAGCAACATGCAGGAATTCGTGGACTTGCTGAAATCCAAGCCGGACGAGTATTTCTACGCCTCCTCGGGCGTCGGCACGCTGCAGCACCTTGCGGGCGAAAAGCTCAAGAACGACGCGGGCATCGAGATGGAAGTCGTGCATTTCCAGGGCGGTGCCCCTTCCGTCAAGGCCGTGATCTCGGGCGAGGTCGCCTTTGGCATCACCAGCCTGAACGCCGCGTCCGCGCAGGCGGAGGGCGGGAACCTCAAGGTGCTGGGTGTCACCACGCTGGACCCCGTACCGGGCTTCGAGGACATCGACACCATCAGTTCGGTCGCGGACGGCTTCGATGCGGCGCCGCGCCAGTTCATCATGGCCCCCGCGGAAACACCTCAGGCCGTTCTCGACAAACTGGGCACCGCGATCGAGGCCAGCATGCAGGACGAGCAACTGCGCGCCGACCTGTCGTCCCGCGGCCTTGTGCCGACCTACCTGACCGCGCAGGAACTGGGTGACCAGTTGCCGCAGGTGATCGAGACATGGTCAGAGGTTGCCGGCACGGCGCTGGCCAACTGA
- a CDS encoding aspartate/glutamate racemase family protein: MVTPVIGMIVPPAAGDVPPEAYGLYPEGVRFAARGLALNRMAMDNYATAVERVRELARDLQRQEGAQALSLMGTSLSFFRGGSFNAELVDIMQQETGLPATTMSNSVRDALHALGAKRIAVGTAYSDEVNEKLRLFLEASGFEVAALTGMGIVGVADVQRTTPGDVTELGLRAFEMADGPVDAVFISCGGLPALHLSDALEAELSVPVVASSTAGVWGAVRLLDIPGTAPALGALARTDASVEPAHP; this comes from the coding sequence ATGGTGACCCCCGTGATCGGAATGATCGTGCCGCCCGCCGCGGGCGACGTGCCGCCCGAAGCCTACGGGCTTTACCCAGAAGGTGTGCGTTTTGCCGCGCGTGGACTGGCGCTGAACCGGATGGCGATGGACAATTACGCCACGGCGGTGGAACGTGTGCGCGAACTGGCGCGAGACCTGCAACGGCAGGAAGGCGCACAGGCGCTGTCGCTCATGGGAACGTCGCTCAGCTTTTTCCGCGGCGGATCCTTCAACGCGGAACTGGTCGATATCATGCAGCAGGAAACCGGATTGCCCGCTACGACGATGAGCAACTCGGTCCGCGATGCCCTGCACGCGCTCGGTGCGAAGCGGATCGCGGTCGGCACCGCGTATTCCGACGAGGTCAACGAAAAGCTGAGGCTGTTTCTCGAGGCCAGCGGTTTCGAAGTCGCGGCGTTGACGGGCATGGGGATCGTCGGCGTGGCCGACGTTCAGCGCACGACACCCGGCGATGTGACCGAACTGGGCTTGCGTGCGTTCGAGATGGCCGATGGCCCCGTGGATGCGGTCTTCATATCCTGCGGCGGTCTTCCCGCCCTACACCTGAGCGATGCCCTTGAAGCGGAACTGAGCGTCCCCGTGGTCGCGAGCTCGACCGCCGGTGTCTGGGGCGCGGTGCGTCTGCTGGACATTCCGGGCACGGCCCCTGCCCTTGGCGCGCTCGCACGGACAGACGCCTCGGTGGAACCGGCACATCCATGA